The following proteins are encoded in a genomic region of Porphyrobacter sp. CACIAM 03H1:
- a CDS encoding threonine ammonia-lyase produces MSTQLAASNPKGAAATPADLTLDDVRAAAARIAGAVVETPMMHSITLSEITGADIWLKFENLQFTAAYKERGALNALLLLTEEQRARGVIAASAGNHSQGLSYHGTRLGVPVTIVMPRTTPTVKVMQTESVGGKVVLEGETFDEAYAHARKLEGELGLTFVHPFDDPHVAAGAGTVALEMLAVKPDLDCIVTPIGGGGLISGMATVAKALNPKIEVVGVQAGLFPSMFDRIKGANLPCGGDTLAEGIAVKQPGDFTSKVIAERVDDILLVDEPALEKAVALLLQIEKTVVEGAGAAGLAAVLRNPARFAGKSIGLALCGGNIDTRLLANVLLRDLARQGRLARLRITLQDRPGALFRVMRLFDEHNVNIIEIYHQRIFTTLPAKGLITDIECEARDAEQVDRLVEGLRANGYTVQLVELG; encoded by the coding sequence ATGTCGACACAGCTTGCCGCATCGAACCCCAAGGGCGCCGCCGCCACTCCGGCCGACCTGACCCTCGACGACGTCCGCGCCGCCGCAGCCCGCATCGCGGGCGCGGTCGTGGAAACGCCGATGATGCACTCGATCACCCTCTCGGAGATCACCGGGGCGGATATCTGGCTGAAGTTCGAGAACCTCCAGTTCACCGCCGCCTACAAGGAGCGCGGCGCCCTGAACGCGCTGCTGCTGCTCACCGAGGAACAGCGCGCGCGCGGCGTGATCGCAGCCTCGGCGGGGAACCATTCGCAGGGCCTTTCCTATCACGGCACCCGGCTGGGCGTGCCCGTCACTATCGTCATGCCGCGCACCACGCCGACGGTGAAGGTGATGCAGACCGAGAGCGTCGGCGGCAAGGTGGTGCTGGAGGGCGAGACCTTCGACGAGGCCTATGCCCATGCAAGGAAGCTCGAAGGCGAGCTGGGGCTGACCTTCGTCCATCCGTTCGACGATCCCCACGTTGCGGCCGGCGCGGGCACGGTGGCGCTCGAGATGCTGGCCGTGAAGCCCGATCTGGATTGCATCGTCACGCCGATCGGCGGCGGCGGGCTGATCTCGGGCATGGCGACCGTCGCCAAGGCGCTGAACCCCAAGATCGAGGTGGTGGGCGTGCAGGCGGGCCTGTTCCCGTCCATGTTCGATCGCATCAAGGGCGCGAACCTGCCCTGCGGCGGCGACACGCTGGCCGAGGGCATTGCCGTCAAGCAGCCGGGCGACTTCACTTCGAAGGTGATCGCCGAGCGGGTGGACGACATCCTGCTGGTCGACGAACCGGCGCTGGAAAAGGCGGTCGCGCTGCTGCTCCAGATCGAGAAGACCGTGGTCGAGGGCGCGGGCGCGGCAGGGCTGGCGGCGGTGCTGCGCAATCCGGCGCGCTTTGCCGGCAAGTCCATCGGCCTCGCCCTGTGCGGCGGGAACATCGACACGCGCCTGCTGGCAAACGTCCTGCTGCGCGATCTTGCCCGCCAGGGCCGCCTCGCGCGCCTCAGGATCACCCTGCAGGACCGCCCCGGCGCGCTGTTCCGGGTGATGCGGCTGTTCGACGAGCACAACGTCAACATCATCGAGATCTATCACCAGCGCATCTTCACCACGCTGCCGGCCAAAGGCCTTATCACCGACATCGAATGCGAGGCGCGCGATGCCGAGCAGGTCGACCGGCTGGTCGAGGGCCTGCGCGCCAACGGCTACACGGTGCAGCTGGTCGAACTCGGCTGA
- a CDS encoding arginyltransferase: protein MTAPIRFPRFFVTSPAPCPYLPGRSERKVFTELKGPHADQLNEALGRIGFRRSQTVAYRPSCLDCQACVSVRVVAGKFRPSATQKRDLKRNADLIVTECRPWATDEQFALLARYLGQRHPDGGMSAMDEMDYADMIEHTPVNTVVTEYREPGPNGKPGRLIGACLTDRQGDGLSMIYSFYEPDHPTRAGLGNFIILDHIRRAAAEALPYVYLGYWVEGSPRMQYKVRYRPLERLTREGWQLMDPRDQHRLIAAATAPRQPQDEGSGVRGKDGQPVKFPAT from the coding sequence GTGACGGCACCGATCCGCTTCCCCCGGTTCTTCGTGACCAGCCCCGCGCCGTGCCCCTATCTGCCGGGCCGCAGCGAGCGTAAGGTGTTCACCGAATTAAAGGGCCCGCACGCGGACCAGCTCAACGAGGCGCTCGGGCGCATCGGCTTTCGCCGCAGCCAGACGGTGGCTTACCGCCCGTCCTGCCTCGATTGCCAAGCCTGCGTCTCGGTGCGGGTGGTGGCGGGCAAGTTCCGCCCCTCGGCCACGCAGAAGCGCGATCTCAAGCGCAACGCCGACCTGATCGTCACCGAATGCCGCCCCTGGGCGACCGACGAACAGTTCGCCCTGCTCGCGCGCTATCTCGGCCAGCGTCACCCCGATGGCGGAATGTCGGCGATGGACGAGATGGACTACGCCGACATGATCGAGCACACGCCGGTCAATACTGTCGTCACCGAGTACCGCGAGCCCGGTCCGAACGGCAAGCCAGGCCGCCTGATCGGCGCCTGCCTGACCGACCGGCAGGGTGACGGCTTGTCGATGATCTACTCCTTTTACGAGCCGGATCACCCGACCCGCGCGGGGCTGGGCAACTTTATTATCCTCGATCATATCCGCCGCGCCGCAGCCGAGGCATTGCCTTACGTCTATCTGGGATACTGGGTCGAAGGCAGTCCGCGCATGCAGTACAAGGTCCGTTATCGTCCGCTGGAGCGGCTGACGCGCGAGGGCTGGCAGCTGATGGACCCGCGCGACCAGCACCGGCTGATCGCGGCGGCGACCGCCCCCCGGCAGCCGCAGGACGAAGGCTCGGGCGTGCGGGGCAAGGATGGCCAGCCTGTCAAGTTTCCGGCCACCTGA
- a CDS encoding translocation/assembly module TamB domain-containing protein, which translates to METAPQPPQGSALRRRWGKRIGWALALLLAPFLLVAAFLATPIGKRFIADQIAAAAPASGLRFTVGRIEGDIYRTAVLRRVTVSDPKGAFLTIPEVRLDWRPLHWLWSGLDIREVTARRGRLTRLPELLPGDPDAPLLPDFDIRVDKLVVENLVIARGVATPRDERANLTARIDIREGRALVDAKARLGAEDRIALLLDAEPDGDRFELAGDYRAPAGGVLAGLAGFEQGYTARIAGDGTWAKWRGAAVARRIGAGAASGERPVAAFRITNDAGRYGVLGRLRAGLADDTLTGRALGEATALAASFTLEDSVVEGRAAVVSSALDLRAGGVVDLADNAVDGARVRLAMRDPDLFGEALRIEGGTMVADLTGPFDDLGIKHEIAVRRLEAPGVVAATGLAQAGTARFERSVLSLPLALTAERVTTGIAQADPRLVNGRASGLLTYDFSAGKLAADRARITFPGLEATLALRGDTRSGAYAVAGPIRASRLKVEGAGEVSANAKILASFGSAAPWSLSANLDGVLSRIGNATIVNLAGEQVRFRGQLGMGAGQPITFRNTTITAPRLTARLDSRVITAGGVTRTVLAGSGRQAQYGPFRFDAEIAADGPRAVLVLADPLPAAGLKDVRIALAPRGEGFGVDVAGGSLLGPFEGALGIVMPANAPTRIEIDRLEVYRTTISGSVVLADAGPSGDLRFAGGGVNGTASFRPQPGDAIGFAVDLAARDASFGGTTPISIARADIAATGRYAEGSTSVDADITASGFEYGGLRLANLSAKAAVTNGRGKVTGTVSGRRADRFALNFDANVAPEQVAVVARGQYGNAPITMPRRAVLTADEDGGGWRLAPTQVGFGGGFVIAEGEFGGGETAVELKLSRMPLRLLDLAGADLGLGGRLTGIIDYRQVGREAPTARARGRIDRFSRAGLVLSSKPINVLGVVDLGADRLTAAARLFEGTDRRGDLSLRIAELGTEGTLTDRLMRGRLDGRLAFDGAAETLWRLAAVEAFDFAGPVRIVARATGTLAQPRIAGTLATDDLTVQSALTGTRVTGVSARGRFAGSRLELVRFAGSTAGGGTVSGSGTVDLARMSANRGPTLDLRAAVKNARLLDANGLAATITGPLRIVSNGLGGTIAGRVTVDRARWALGNAAEDVALPRIATREINGENGRARTQVSSRDAAWRYLVNATAPGRVEVEGLGLESEWGIDVALRGTVDDPRIGGSARLVRGDYTFAGTRFELTRGRIQFDLNEAINPRLDVLAETSKNGTNVDIAITGNAQSPSIAFSSDPALPEEEILSRLLFGGSVTSLSATDAVQLAAAVAALQGGGGGLDPIGQLRRSIGLDQLRIVSADPLIGRGTGIAIGKNITREIYVELITDGRGYSATQVEYRITSWLALLGTVSTIGRDSVLVQVSRDY; encoded by the coding sequence GTGGAAACCGCGCCACAGCCGCCACAGGGTAGCGCGCTCCGCCGGCGCTGGGGCAAGCGCATCGGCTGGGCGCTGGCGCTGCTGCTCGCACCCTTCCTGCTCGTCGCTGCCTTCCTCGCGACGCCCATCGGCAAGCGTTTCATCGCCGACCAGATCGCGGCGGCCGCCCCCGCCTCGGGCCTGCGCTTCACGGTCGGGCGGATCGAGGGTGACATCTACCGCACCGCGGTGCTGCGCCGTGTCACCGTGAGCGATCCCAAGGGGGCCTTCCTCACCATCCCCGAGGTGCGGCTCGACTGGCGTCCCCTGCACTGGCTGTGGAGCGGGCTCGACATCCGCGAGGTAACCGCCCGGCGCGGGCGGCTGACCCGCCTGCCCGAACTCCTTCCCGGCGATCCCGACGCCCCGCTGCTTCCCGATTTCGATATCCGCGTCGACAAGCTGGTGGTCGAGAACCTCGTCATCGCCAGGGGTGTCGCCACGCCGCGCGACGAGCGCGCCAACCTCACCGCGCGGATCGATATCCGCGAGGGCCGCGCGCTGGTCGATGCCAAGGCGCGGCTCGGGGCAGAGGACCGCATCGCCCTCCTGCTCGATGCCGAACCCGATGGCGACCGTTTCGAGCTGGCCGGCGACTATCGCGCGCCCGCGGGCGGCGTGCTGGCGGGGCTGGCGGGTTTCGAACAGGGCTACACCGCGCGCATCGCCGGGGATGGCACCTGGGCGAAGTGGCGCGGCGCCGCGGTTGCGCGGCGGATCGGAGCCGGGGCCGCGAGCGGGGAGCGCCCGGTCGCGGCCTTCCGCATCACCAACGATGCCGGGCGCTATGGCGTGCTCGGCCGCCTGCGCGCCGGGCTTGCGGACGACACCCTCACCGGACGGGCACTGGGCGAGGCGACCGCGCTCGCCGCCTCCTTCACGCTCGAGGACAGCGTCGTCGAGGGGCGCGCCGCCGTGGTCTCCTCCGCGCTCGACCTGCGGGCGGGCGGGGTGGTGGATCTCGCCGACAATGCGGTCGACGGCGCACGGGTGCGGCTCGCGATGCGCGATCCCGACCTGTTCGGCGAGGCACTCAGGATCGAGGGCGGAACGATGGTCGCCGACCTCACCGGCCCCTTCGACGATCTCGGCATCAAGCACGAGATCGCGGTCCGCCGTCTTGAAGCGCCCGGGGTAGTGGCCGCCACCGGCCTTGCCCAGGCGGGCACTGCGCGGTTCGAGCGATCAGTCCTCAGCCTGCCGCTGGCGCTCACCGCCGAGCGGGTGACGACCGGCATCGCCCAGGCCGACCCGCGCCTCGTGAACGGCCGCGCGAGCGGGCTGCTCACCTATGATTTCAGCGCTGGCAAGCTCGCCGCCGACCGGGCGCGGATCACCTTCCCGGGTCTCGAGGCGACGCTCGCGTTGCGCGGCGACACCCGCTCCGGAGCCTATGCTGTTGCGGGACCGATCAGGGCCAGCCGCCTCAAGGTCGAGGGCGCCGGCGAGGTGAGCGCCAATGCGAAGATCCTCGCCAGCTTCGGCTCCGCCGCGCCGTGGAGCCTCAGCGCCAATCTCGACGGTGTCCTCAGCCGGATCGGCAATGCCACGATCGTCAATCTGGCAGGCGAACAGGTGCGCTTCAGGGGTCAGCTTGGCATGGGCGCAGGCCAGCCGATCACCTTCCGTAACACCACCATCACCGCCCCGCGCCTCACCGCCCGGCTCGACAGCCGGGTGATCACTGCAGGCGGCGTCACCCGCACCGTGCTCGCCGGCAGCGGGCGGCAGGCGCAATACGGCCCCTTCCGCTTCGACGCGGAGATCGCCGCCGACGGTCCGCGCGCGGTGCTGGTGCTCGCCGACCCGCTGCCCGCCGCAGGGCTCAAGGACGTGCGCATCGCGCTTGCCCCGCGCGGGGAAGGCTTCGGCGTCGATGTCGCGGGCGGATCGCTGCTCGGACCCTTCGAGGGCGCGCTCGGGATCGTCATGCCTGCGAACGCCCCGACCCGCATCGAGATCGACCGTCTCGAGGTCTATCGCACCACGATCAGCGGCAGCGTCGTGCTGGCGGACGCAGGGCCTTCGGGCGACCTCAGGTTCGCGGGCGGCGGCGTCAACGGCACGGCTTCGTTCCGCCCGCAGCCCGGCGATGCCATCGGCTTCGCGGTGGATCTTGCCGCGCGCGACGCGAGCTTCGGCGGCACGACCCCGATCAGCATCGCCCGCGCCGACATCGCCGCCACCGGCCGCTATGCCGAGGGCAGCACCAGCGTCGATGCCGACATCACCGCGAGCGGCTTTGAATATGGCGGCCTGCGCCTCGCCAACCTTTCCGCCAAGGCCGCCGTCACCAACGGACGCGGCAAGGTGACCGGCACCGTATCGGGTCGCCGCGCCGACCGCTTCGCGCTCAACTTCGATGCCAATGTCGCCCCTGAACAGGTCGCGGTGGTGGCGCGCGGGCAATACGGCAACGCGCCGATCACCATGCCGCGCCGTGCCGTGCTGACCGCCGACGAGGACGGCGGCGGCTGGCGGCTCGCACCCACGCAGGTCGGCTTCGGCGGCGGCTTCGTCATCGCCGAGGGCGAATTCGGCGGGGGCGAGACGGCGGTCGAACTCAAGCTGTCGCGCATGCCGCTGCGCCTGCTCGATCTCGCCGGTGCCGATCTCGGCCTCGGCGGGCGGCTGACGGGGATCATCGATTACCGGCAGGTAGGGCGGGAGGCGCCCACCGCGCGGGCGCGCGGGCGGATCGATCGTTTCAGCCGCGCCGGCCTCGTGCTCTCGTCCAAGCCGATCAACGTGCTCGGCGTGGTCGATCTCGGGGCTGACCGCCTGACCGCCGCCGCGCGCCTGTTCGAAGGCACCGACCGGCGTGGTGACCTGTCGTTGCGGATCGCCGAGCTCGGTACGGAGGGCACGCTGACCGACCGGCTGATGCGCGGGCGGCTCGACGGGCGGCTCGCCTTCGACGGGGCCGCCGAGACGCTGTGGCGCCTCGCCGCGGTAGAGGCCTTCGACTTCGCCGGGCCGGTGCGGATCGTCGCCCGCGCGACCGGCACGCTGGCTCAGCCGCGCATCGCCGGCACCCTCGCGACCGACGACCTTACGGTGCAGAGCGCGCTCACCGGCACCCGGGTCACGGGTGTGAGCGCGCGCGGGCGCTTTGCCGGATCGCGGCTCGAATTGGTGCGCTTTGCAGGATCGACTGCGGGCGGGGGCACGGTGAGCGGCAGCGGAACCGTCGACCTAGCGCGCATGAGCGCAAACCGTGGGCCGACGCTCGATCTGCGCGCCGCGGTCAAGAACGCGCGGCTGCTCGATGCCAACGGTCTTGCGGCGACCATCACGGGCCCCCTGCGGATCGTCTCCAACGGCCTCGGCGGCACGATCGCGGGGCGGGTGACGGTCGACCGCGCGCGCTGGGCGCTGGGCAATGCCGCCGAGGATGTCGCCCTGCCGCGCATCGCCACGCGCGAGATTAATGGCGAGAACGGGCGTGCCCGCACGCAGGTATCGTCCCGCGATGCGGCGTGGCGCTATCTGGTCAATGCCACGGCCCCCGGGCGGGTCGAGGTCGAGGGGCTCGGGCTGGAGAGCGAATGGGGGATCGATGTGGCGCTGCGCGGCACGGTCGACGATCCGCGCATCGGCGGCTCGGCGCGGCTGGTGCGCGGGGACTACACCTTCGCAGGCACCCGCTTCGAGCTGACCCGCGGGCGCATCCAGTTCGATCTGAACGAAGCGATCAATCCGCGTCTCGACGTGCTCGCCGAGACCTCCAAGAATGGCACCAATGTCGACATCGCGATCACCGGCAACGCGCAGTCGCCGTCGATCGCCTTCTCCAGCGACCCCGCGCTGCCCGAGGAGGAGATCCTTTCGCGGCTGCTGTTCGGCGGATCGGTGACCTCGCTGTCGGCGACCGACGCTGTGCAGCTCGCCGCGGCGGTGGCAGCGTTGCAGGGCGGGGGCGGGGGGCTCGATCCGATCGGCCAACTGCGGCGCTCGATCGGGCTCGACCAGCTGCGTATCGTCAGCGCCGACCCGCTGATCGGGCGCGGGACGGGCATCGCCATCGGCAAGAACATCACCCGCGAGATATATGTCGAGCTGATCACCGACGGGCGTGGCTACAGCGCGACGCAGGTGGAATACCGGATCACCAGCTGGCTGGCGCTGCTCGGGACGGTGTCGACCATCGGGCGCGATTCGGTGCTGGTGCAGGTTAGCCGCGACTATTGA
- a CDS encoding autotransporter assembly complex protein TamA — MASLSSFRPPETQRRLKLGLAIAAGLGQTTLALNGAPAVAAVLQPAPVQEQDEADRDGDAADAVQPAPAPPTAPPTPEPVPQSLDDLIPEAAVTNPESWAAGGVADQAPVVVPVDPLAEVTLPGFDAEFADLDAPAGPDAPVTAEALLADLAIEDPQPLPPDPALEELAAIAAPTIAALPELSETRISSTLVLALPSAPEAFPERAEFVGRFEDLSTLRALDDGEENAPQVSARARADEELLGDILRTYGYYAGDVVRQLSGGRRAGSNGAEADEAAEAAAREPSVRFDILPGPRYRFGRIDLGGLPALPEPDASRLIAAFGIQSGDPLYADRIVERELELRVALGESGYPFAEVAEPELLIDHAREEGDLTLDVAPKGKYVFGEVVSNDPRFLSGRHLGRIARFDPGDVFQQSLETDLRRAIIATGLVSSVTVTPRETRAPQDGQPGEVALDVEMERAPLRTIAGAIGYGTEDGLKVEGRWEHRNLFPPEGALRLRGILGTREALASIGVRRNNFLDRDQVLTVDLFASDINTLAVDSRGFGMRATFEKVSNILFQKEFSWQVGGELLYTDERNIDRRRNQTNIFLPRQTFLIGGLFGSVTLDESDDLLDPTEGYRATLFLAPEVSRSQGTESYYLRAQGDASYYQSFGDLVLAGRVRAATIQGAAAIDIAPSRRLYGGGGGSVRGYGFQGIGPRDRFGNPEGGASLIEFALEARIATPLFGGNVQIVPFIDAGSVSRGSSPDLNEIRFGAGIGLRYKTTFGPIRIDVATPLNPNEFDSPVVVYVSLGQAF; from the coding sequence ATGGCCAGCCTGTCAAGTTTCCGGCCACCTGAGACTCAGCGCCGTCTCAAGCTCGGTCTCGCCATCGCCGCAGGATTGGGTCAGACCACGCTGGCGCTGAACGGTGCTCCAGCCGTGGCCGCTGTGTTGCAGCCGGCACCGGTGCAGGAACAGGACGAGGCTGATCGCGACGGGGATGCAGCGGATGCGGTTCAGCCCGCGCCTGCACCCCCAACGGCCCCGCCGACGCCGGAGCCCGTGCCGCAGTCGCTCGACGACCTGATCCCCGAGGCCGCCGTTACCAATCCCGAAAGCTGGGCCGCGGGCGGCGTCGCCGATCAGGCACCGGTGGTCGTGCCGGTCGATCCTCTGGCCGAGGTCACGCTGCCCGGCTTCGATGCCGAATTCGCCGATCTCGATGCGCCCGCCGGTCCTGATGCACCCGTCACCGCCGAAGCGCTGCTCGCGGACCTCGCCATCGAGGACCCGCAGCCGCTCCCGCCCGATCCCGCGCTCGAAGAACTGGCCGCGATCGCCGCGCCGACCATCGCCGCGCTGCCCGAACTCTCCGAAACCCGGATCAGCAGCACGCTGGTGCTGGCGCTGCCATCCGCGCCCGAGGCCTTCCCCGAACGCGCCGAATTCGTCGGGCGGTTCGAGGACCTTTCGACCTTGCGCGCCCTCGACGACGGGGAGGAGAATGCCCCCCAGGTCTCGGCCCGGGCACGCGCCGACGAGGAACTGCTCGGCGACATCCTGCGCACCTACGGTTATTACGCCGGCGACGTCGTGCGCCAGCTTTCGGGAGGGCGGCGCGCAGGGTCGAATGGCGCGGAGGCGGACGAGGCCGCCGAGGCCGCCGCGCGCGAGCCGAGCGTGCGCTTCGACATCCTGCCGGGGCCGCGCTACCGCTTCGGGCGGATCGATCTCGGCGGGCTGCCCGCCCTGCCGGAGCCCGACGCCAGCCGCCTGATTGCGGCCTTCGGCATCCAGTCGGGCGATCCGCTCTACGCCGACCGCATCGTCGAGCGCGAGCTGGAACTGCGCGTCGCGCTGGGCGAAAGCGGCTATCCCTTTGCCGAGGTCGCCGAGCCCGAACTGCTGATCGACCATGCGCGCGAGGAAGGCGACCTGACGCTCGACGTCGCACCCAAGGGCAAATACGTCTTCGGCGAGGTGGTCAGCAACGACCCCCGCTTCCTTTCGGGCCGCCATCTCGGGCGCATCGCGCGGTTCGATCCGGGCGACGTGTTCCAGCAAAGCCTCGAGACCGATCTCAGGCGCGCGATCATCGCCACCGGCCTCGTCTCCAGCGTCACCGTCACCCCGCGCGAGACCCGCGCGCCGCAGGACGGGCAGCCCGGCGAGGTTGCGCTCGATGTGGAAATGGAACGCGCGCCGCTACGCACCATCGCCGGCGCGATCGGTTACGGGACCGAGGACGGGCTGAAGGTCGAGGGCCGGTGGGAGCACCGCAACCTCTTCCCGCCCGAAGGGGCGCTGCGGCTGCGCGGCATCCTCGGCACACGCGAGGCGCTGGCGAGCATCGGGGTGAGGCGCAACAACTTCCTCGATCGCGATCAGGTGCTGACGGTCGATCTCTTCGCCAGCGACATCAATACCCTGGCGGTGGATTCGCGCGGTTTCGGGATGCGCGCAACCTTCGAGAAGGTGTCGAACATCCTGTTCCAGAAGGAGTTCAGCTGGCAGGTGGGGGGCGAACTGCTCTACACCGACGAGCGCAACATCGATCGCCGCCGCAATCAGACCAACATCTTTCTTCCGCGTCAGACATTCCTGATCGGCGGACTGTTCGGCAGCGTCACGCTCGACGAGAGCGACGATCTGCTCGATCCGACCGAGGGCTACCGCGCCACGCTGTTCCTCGCGCCCGAGGTTTCGCGCTCGCAAGGGACGGAAAGCTACTACCTGCGCGCCCAGGGCGACGCGAGCTATTACCAGTCCTTCGGCGATCTGGTCCTTGCAGGACGCGTGCGCGCGGCGACCATCCAGGGCGCGGCAGCGATCGACATTGCTCCGTCGCGGCGGCTTTATGGCGGCGGGGGCGGATCGGTGCGCGGCTACGGCTTCCAGGGGATCGGACCGCGGGACCGTTTCGGCAACCCCGAGGGCGGCGCCTCACTGATCGAGTTCGCTCTCGAGGCGCGCATTGCCACGCCGCTGTTCGGCGGCAACGTTCAGATCGTTCCCTTCATCGATGCGGGTTCGGTCAGCCGCGGGTCTTCGCCCGATCTCAACGAGATCCGCTTCGGCGCAGGCATCGGGCTGCGCTACAAGACCACCTTCGGCCCGATCCGCATTGACGTTGCGACGCCGCTCAACCCGAACGAGTTCGACAGTCCGGTGGTGGTCTATGTCAGCCTCGGGCAGGCGTTCTGA
- a CDS encoding amidohydrolase: MLLTLARSLAAVSALALAAPALSDTLIDNVDGVTIDAEGKVRRFNGLVFDDEGKVTAVLGRGDKRPQVDYRLDGEGRVMLPGMIDAHVHVMDMGFAALTLDLSGTTSLEDALAKIKTFAEENPGRPWIIGRGWNQEKWGLGRFPTAAELDAVVSDRPVWLERADNHAQWGNTLAIQTAGITAKTPDPAGGKIIRDAKGNPAGVFVDNAIQLVAKVVPAPRPEDRDLALAKAQDVLLAKGVTAVADMGTKPADWTAFRRAGDQGRLQVRIMSYADSVETLELMAGPEPTGWLYDDRLRMGGIKLFLDGALGSRGASLKAPYADDHGTRGLPLLSPSQLRNLMSRAAMDNFQTAVHAIGDAANAEVLAAIEELSESYKGDRRWRIEHAQIVDPVDIARLGQHGVIASMQPLHQTSDRLMAEARLGPDRLAGAYPWRSVIKVGGRLAFGSDAPVEPADPWAGMAAAISRTDAKGEPFGGWFPQEAVSREQALAGFTADAAYAGFAEGRFGRLLPGERADFILVDRDPLFASPEALRETKILQVWIGGVKVRGE, encoded by the coding sequence ATGCTGCTGACGCTTGCCCGCTCGCTTGCCGCCGTCTCCGCCCTCGCCCTCGCCGCGCCCGCGCTGTCGGACACGCTGATCGACAATGTCGACGGGGTGACGATCGACGCCGAGGGCAAGGTCAGGCGCTTCAACGGGCTGGTGTTCGACGACGAGGGCAAGGTCACCGCCGTCCTCGGACGCGGCGACAAGCGCCCGCAGGTCGATTACCGCCTCGATGGCGAGGGCCGCGTGATGCTGCCCGGCATGATCGACGCGCACGTCCACGTCATGGACATGGGCTTTGCCGCGCTGACGCTGGACCTGTCCGGCACCACCTCGCTCGAGGATGCGCTGGCGAAGATCAAGACCTTCGCCGAGGAGAACCCCGGTCGCCCCTGGATCATCGGGCGCGGCTGGAACCAGGAGAAGTGGGGGCTCGGCCGCTTCCCCACCGCCGCCGAGCTCGATGCGGTGGTCTCCGACCGCCCGGTGTGGCTCGAGCGCGCCGACAACCACGCGCAGTGGGGAAACACGCTGGCGATCCAGACCGCCGGAATCACTGCCAAGACCCCCGATCCGGCCGGCGGCAAGATTATCCGCGACGCGAAGGGCAACCCCGCGGGCGTGTTCGTCGACAACGCGATCCAACTGGTCGCCAAGGTCGTCCCGGCGCCGCGCCCGGAAGACCGCGACCTCGCGCTCGCCAAGGCGCAGGACGTGCTGCTGGCCAAGGGCGTGACCGCCGTCGCCGACATGGGCACCAAGCCCGCCGACTGGACCGCTTTCCGTCGCGCAGGGGACCAGGGGCGCTTGCAGGTACGCATCATGTCCTATGCCGACTCCGTCGAGACGCTGGAACTGATGGCGGGGCCCGAACCGACCGGCTGGCTCTATGACGACCGTCTGCGGATGGGCGGGATCAAGCTGTTTCTCGATGGCGCACTGGGGTCGCGCGGGGCGAGCCTCAAGGCGCCCTATGCCGACGATCACGGCACCCGCGGGCTGCCGTTGCTCTCGCCCTCGCAGCTCCGGAACCTGATGAGCCGCGCGGCGATGGACAACTTCCAGACCGCCGTCCACGCCATCGGCGATGCCGCCAATGCCGAGGTGCTCGCCGCGATCGAGGAGCTTTCGGAAAGCTACAAGGGCGACCGGCGTTGGCGGATCGAGCATGCGCAGATCGTCGATCCGGTGGACATCGCGCGGCTCGGGCAGCACGGGGTGATCGCCTCGATGCAGCCGCTCCACCAGACCTCCGACCGGCTGATGGCCGAGGCGCGGCTGGGGCCGGACCGGCTGGCCGGGGCCTATCCGTGGCGCAGCGTGATCAAGGTCGGCGGGAGGCTCGCCTTCGGGTCGGACGCGCCGGTGGAGCCCGCCGACCCCTGGGCCGGCATGGCCGCCGCGATCAGCCGCACCGACGCAAAGGGCGAGCCCTTCGGCGGCTGGTTCCCGCAGGAGGCCGTGAGCCGCGAACAGGCGCTCGCGGGTTTCACCGCCGATGCCGCCTATGCGGGCTTTGCCGAGGGACGCTTCGGGCGGCTGCTACCGGGCGAGCGCGCGGACTTCATCCTCGTCGATCGCGACCCGCTGTTCGCCTCGCCCGAGGCGCTGCGCGAAACGAAGATCCTCCAGGTGTGGATCGGCGGGGTGAAGGTGCGGGGCGAATAA